A section of the Bacillus thermozeamaize genome encodes:
- a CDS encoding phosphatidylglycerophosphatase A, whose translation MLYQQTCQLLESRGVTIQQIAEIVRQLQLPYNASLTLEECIESVEMVLRKREVQYALFTGIALDMLAEEKKLPEPLQSILEMDEPLYGVDEILALGITNVYGSIGLTSFGYLDKVKMGVIGDLNRHNAGEIHVFLDDLVAGIAAAASARLAHQQDDLKTLETEKRLS comes from the coding sequence ATGTTATATCAGCAAACCTGCCAGTTATTGGAATCCAGAGGCGTGACCATACAACAGATCGCGGAGATCGTGCGGCAACTCCAGCTGCCGTACAATGCAAGCCTGACGTTGGAAGAGTGTATTGAAAGCGTGGAGATGGTCCTGCGGAAACGCGAGGTGCAGTACGCCCTGTTTACAGGGATTGCGCTGGATATGTTGGCTGAGGAAAAGAAACTGCCCGAACCTCTCCAATCCATCTTGGAAATGGATGAACCTTTGTATGGCGTGGACGAAATCCTTGCGCTCGGGATCACGAATGTCTACGGGTCGATCGGCTTGACCAGTTTTGGCTACCTGGATAAGGTCAAGATGGGCGTGATCGGCGATTTGAACCGTCACAACGCCGGGGAAATTCACGTCTTTTTGGATGATCTGGTGGCCGGCATCGCTGCCGCGGCCTCCGCGCGCCTGGCGCATCAGCAGGATGATCTCAAAACCCTGGAAACAGAGAAGAGGCTCAGCTAA
- a CDS encoding acetyl-CoA carboxylase subunit beta — MLKDFFPKKRKYATLPSETRNRPADEVKKEIPEGLMVKCDLCGTIMYAKELAKNYKICKGCGYHFPMSAPERLAITLDEGTFVEYDTDLRTTDPLHFPGYEEKVKQTMEKTGLAEAVVTGEGRVGGMPVVVGVMDSRFIMGSMGSVVGEKVARAIERAHQQKVPLILFSASGGARMQEGIFSLMQMAKTSAALARFHKAGGFFISVLTNPTTGGVSASFSSLGDINLAEPGALIGFAGRRIIEQTIRQKLPDDFQTAEFLLAHGQLDAVVPRRQLRDVLINLLDLHQPYGVSTVFDEGQAEEKEVSNV; from the coding sequence GTGCTGAAAGATTTTTTTCCCAAAAAGCGGAAATATGCCACCTTGCCGTCAGAAACGAGAAACAGGCCGGCTGATGAGGTGAAAAAGGAAATCCCGGAAGGTCTGATGGTCAAATGCGACCTTTGCGGAACCATCATGTACGCCAAGGAACTGGCCAAGAACTACAAGATTTGCAAGGGATGCGGATACCACTTTCCGATGAGCGCGCCGGAACGGCTTGCGATCACTCTCGATGAAGGCACGTTTGTCGAATACGATACGGATTTACGAACGACAGATCCGCTGCATTTTCCTGGTTACGAAGAGAAAGTGAAACAGACCATGGAGAAGACCGGGCTGGCGGAGGCAGTGGTGACGGGTGAAGGAAGAGTGGGCGGGATGCCGGTGGTGGTTGGCGTGATGGATTCCCGCTTCATCATGGGGAGCATGGGTTCGGTGGTTGGCGAGAAGGTGGCGCGGGCGATCGAACGGGCCCATCAACAGAAGGTTCCGCTGATCCTGTTTTCTGCCTCTGGGGGAGCGCGCATGCAGGAAGGGATTTTCAGCCTGATGCAGATGGCGAAGACCAGCGCCGCTTTAGCCCGTTTTCACAAAGCTGGTGGATTCTTCATCTCGGTGCTCACGAACCCGACGACAGGGGGAGTATCCGCCAGCTTTTCTTCTTTGGGGGATATTAACCTGGCCGAACCAGGTGCCTTGATCGGTTTCGCCGGCCGGCGGATCATTGAACAGACGATTCGCCAGAAACTTCCCGATGATTTTCAGACAGCAGAGTTCCTGCTGGCTCACGGCCAGCTGGATGCGGTGGTTCCCCGCAGACAGTTGCGGGACGTGCTGATTAACCTGCTTGATCTTCATCAGCCATATGGGGTGTCCACCGTTTTTGACGAGGGGCAAGCGGAGGAAAAGGAGGTTTCCAATGTCTAG
- a CDS encoding 6-phosphofructokinase codes for MKRIAVLTSGGDAPGMNAAIRAVVRTGLYHGMAVYGVQHGYNGLIAGEFVQMDLGSVGDIIHRGGTILYSARSEAFRTPEGQAGALRQLKSHQIDGLVVIGGDGSFRGALKLHEQGFPVIGVPGTIDNDIPGTDFTIGFDTAVNTAIQAIDKIRDTATSHERTYVVEVMGRSAGDIALWAGLAGGAESILIPEVQLPMEQLLDELVERLKRGHQRGKKHSIILVAEGAGSGVEIARLVQERTGFETRVTVLGHIQRGGSPTAFDRVLASRMGSMAVQLLMEGRSGEMVASRQNQICGISMADALSRSHQVDLSIYQMAGILAI; via the coding sequence ATGAAACGGATCGCGGTTCTGACCAGTGGCGGGGATGCGCCGGGGATGAATGCGGCCATCCGGGCGGTGGTTCGGACAGGTTTGTACCACGGGATGGCGGTGTACGGTGTTCAGCACGGGTACAATGGGCTGATTGCGGGTGAATTTGTCCAGATGGATCTGGGTTCGGTGGGGGATATCATCCATCGGGGTGGCACCATCCTCTACAGCGCCCGCAGCGAGGCTTTTCGCACACCGGAAGGACAAGCCGGCGCATTGCGGCAATTGAAGTCGCACCAGATTGACGGTCTGGTTGTGATTGGCGGCGACGGCTCCTTCCGCGGCGCGCTGAAGCTTCACGAGCAAGGATTCCCCGTGATTGGGGTTCCAGGGACCATTGACAACGACATTCCCGGAACCGATTTTACGATCGGGTTCGACACAGCCGTCAACACCGCCATTCAGGCCATTGACAAAATCCGTGATACCGCCACCAGCCACGAGCGGACCTATGTTGTGGAAGTGATGGGCCGCTCAGCCGGGGATATTGCGCTGTGGGCCGGGCTTGCGGGAGGAGCGGAGTCGATCCTCATCCCGGAGGTTCAGTTGCCCATGGAGCAACTGTTGGATGAATTGGTTGAACGATTGAAACGGGGGCATCAGCGCGGCAAAAAACACAGCATCATCCTGGTTGCCGAAGGGGCGGGAAGCGGCGTGGAGATTGCCCGGCTGGTCCAGGAGCGAACCGGATTTGAAACCCGGGTGACAGTACTCGGCCATATTCAGCGAGGCGGCTCGCCCACCGCCTTTGATCGCGTACTGGCCAGCCGGATGGGCAGTATGGCGGTACAACTGTTGATGGAAGGCAGGAGCGGGGAAATGGTGGCCAGTCGGCAGAATCAGATTTGTGGAATCAGCATGGCCGACGCGTTGTCCCGCTCACATCAGGTGGATTTGTCCATTTATCAGATGGCTGGAATTCTTGCCATTTGA
- a CDS encoding glutamate decarboxylase, with protein sequence MWKVIYVTSAEKLARRIEEALTREGFLAQVRPSISKQYEIQVPASEVRDAQEILNQILQTPM encoded by the coding sequence ATGTGGAAGGTGATTTATGTCACCAGTGCGGAAAAACTGGCGCGCCGGATAGAAGAGGCGTTGACCCGCGAAGGGTTTTTGGCTCAGGTTCGTCCGAGCATTTCCAAGCAATATGAAATCCAGGTACCGGCATCCGAGGTGCGTGATGCGCAAGAGATCTTGAACCAGATTTTGCAAACTCCGATGTAA
- a CDS encoding acetyl-CoA carboxylase carboxyltransferase subunit alpha → MSSELEFERPLLELQRKIEELRRFSEEKELDLSSELETLRHKYRQLEEQIYGNLEPWQKMQLARHTARPTTKDYIERLFTSFIELHGDRLYGDDPAIIGGIGKFEGRPVTIIGHQKGKDTKENIARNFGMPHPEGYRKALRLMQQAEKFSRPIICFIDTPGAYPGMAAEERGQSEAIARNLREMASFTVPIICVITGEGGSGGALALGVGNHIYMLEHAIYSVISPEGAAALLWKDATQAKRAAQTMKITAQDIWEFGIIDGIIPEPKGGAHRDVDAQAAAIAHVLRRSLAELGQMSGEELVAHRYEKFKAIGRFHTQVHHA, encoded by the coding sequence ATGTCTAGCGAATTGGAGTTTGAACGTCCGCTCCTCGAACTCCAAAGAAAGATTGAAGAATTGAGGCGGTTCAGCGAGGAGAAGGAATTGGATCTGTCGTCGGAACTGGAAACCCTGCGTCATAAATACCGCCAACTGGAAGAGCAAATCTATGGAAATCTGGAACCCTGGCAGAAAATGCAGCTGGCCCGCCATACGGCCCGGCCGACGACAAAAGACTATATCGAACGGCTGTTTACCTCCTTCATTGAACTGCATGGAGACCGCCTGTACGGGGATGATCCGGCGATTATCGGCGGGATCGGCAAGTTTGAAGGAAGACCGGTGACGATAATCGGGCACCAAAAAGGGAAGGATACCAAAGAAAACATTGCGCGAAATTTTGGCATGCCACACCCCGAAGGATACCGCAAGGCGTTGCGTCTGATGCAACAGGCTGAGAAGTTTTCCCGGCCGATTATCTGCTTTATCGATACGCCGGGAGCCTATCCCGGGATGGCCGCCGAGGAGCGGGGACAGAGCGAAGCGATTGCGCGCAATCTGCGGGAGATGGCTTCTTTTACGGTACCGATCATCTGCGTGATCACGGGGGAAGGAGGCAGCGGCGGCGCTCTGGCGCTGGGAGTGGGGAATCATATCTACATGCTGGAGCACGCCATCTATTCGGTGATCTCGCCGGAAGGAGCGGCTGCCTTGTTGTGGAAGGACGCCACACAAGCCAAGCGTGCCGCGCAGACGATGAAAATCACGGCACAGGACATCTGGGAATTCGGCATCATCGACGGGATCATCCCTGAGCCCAAGGGCGGCGCCCATCGGGATGTGGACGCTCAGGCGGCTGCCATTGCCCATGTATTGCGGCGTTCCTTGGCGGAATTGGGGCAGATGAGCGGCGAGGAGCTGGTGGCCCATCGGTACGAAAAATTCAAGGCGATTGGCCGGTTTCATACACAGGTTCACCATGCATGA